In the Chromatiales bacterium genome, one interval contains:
- a CDS encoding methyltransferase domain-containing protein — MRLSERLLFALSRPPDDADYTRPGTSPTLDDALDLLKRVYPDFDSLVANRRVADFGCGDGFQSLALATRHGCTVVGIESNPATLRRARENAERSGVGTDQVEFVGQTTPEMENGFDIVISQNSFEHFPDPIDVLGQMKRLASDDGQLLVTFGPPWYAPYGSHMHFFCRVPWINVLFSERTVMNVRKQFRDDGAMRYTEVESGLNMMSLAKFESIVSASGLQLRKRNYECVKGINVLASIPVVRELMTNHVTAILTKPAVASA, encoded by the coding sequence ATGCGACTTTCCGAACGCCTTTTGTTTGCGCTTTCGCGCCCGCCCGACGACGCCGATTACACGCGTCCCGGCACCTCGCCGACGCTCGACGACGCGCTGGACCTGCTCAAACGGGTGTACCCGGATTTCGACTCGCTGGTCGCGAACCGTCGGGTCGCGGACTTCGGTTGCGGGGACGGCTTCCAGAGCCTTGCGCTTGCCACTCGCCATGGCTGCACGGTTGTCGGAATCGAGTCCAACCCCGCAACCCTGCGCAGGGCGCGGGAGAACGCTGAGCGCTCTGGAGTTGGAACGGATCAGGTGGAGTTCGTCGGCCAGACGACCCCGGAAATGGAGAACGGTTTCGACATCGTGATCTCCCAGAACAGCTTCGAACACTTTCCGGACCCTATCGACGTGCTTGGACAGATGAAGCGTCTGGCAAGCGACGATGGCCAGCTGCTGGTGACTTTCGGGCCGCCCTGGTACGCCCCGTATGGGAGCCACATGCACTTCTTCTGTCGCGTACCCTGGATCAATGTCCTGTTTTCCGAACGCACCGTGATGAACGTGCGCAAGCAGTTTCGCGATGACGGAGCCATGCGCTATACGGAAGTCGAATCGGGCCTGAACATGATGTCGCTTGCCAAGTTCGAGTCAATTGTCAGCGCAAGTGGCTTGCAATTGCGCAAACGCAACTACGAGTGCGTGAAGGGGATCAACGTGCTCGCCAGCATCCCTGTCGTTCGTGAGCTGATGACGAACCATGTCACCGCGATCCTGACGAAGCCCGCCGTCGCAAGCGCCTGA
- a CDS encoding lipase maturation factor family protein: MEQLNASSADARGRYDLVAWLFLRALALIYLVAFASLGFQITALAGSEGIYPISESLAEARGLYGADAWWRLPTLFWIFDGDWALTGACLAGAVFSLYLLFSRRERFALIALFVLYLSLSAAGRVFLHFQWDYLLLEAGFLAIFLPGGNRIVVWLFRWLLIRLRLLSGLAKLASGDAGWREFTALNHYFETQPLPHAGAWFAHQLPEWLLRIGTGATLIVELVVPFFMFLPRTFRLWAAGLTVLWQLLIIATSNHNFFNLLTIALCLFLLDDQFVRRFVPARIATAAARDPTLTANPSRAGWALTSVLAVVLVVFSTALSIEVLRGSPYQNFPAPIATAWDAARALRIANRYHVFPTITTERIELEIEGSIDDGRSWQTYGFRYKPSDPARRPAFINPHQPRIDWQIWFTPLDARFLDWFDRFLSRLLEASPTVLAQLGHDPFDGRRPDMLRVSAWRYRFADPATRGETGLWWTREYLGPFRPLPFRER; encoded by the coding sequence TTGGAACAACTGAACGCATCGTCCGCGGATGCGCGTGGTCGCTACGACCTGGTCGCATGGCTGTTTCTGCGCGCGCTGGCGCTGATCTATCTCGTCGCATTCGCGTCGCTGGGCTTTCAGATCACCGCACTTGCCGGCAGCGAGGGCATCTACCCGATCAGCGAATCCCTCGCCGAGGCCCGCGGACTGTACGGTGCGGATGCCTGGTGGCGCCTGCCGACGCTGTTCTGGATCTTCGACGGCGACTGGGCGCTGACCGGCGCCTGTCTGGCCGGCGCCGTGTTCTCGCTGTATCTGTTGTTCAGCCGTCGCGAACGTTTCGCGCTGATCGCGCTGTTCGTGCTGTACCTGTCGCTGAGCGCCGCCGGGCGCGTGTTCCTGCATTTCCAGTGGGACTACCTGCTGCTCGAAGCGGGATTCCTGGCGATCTTTCTGCCCGGCGGCAACCGCATCGTCGTCTGGTTGTTTCGCTGGCTGCTGATTCGGCTGCGGCTGCTGTCGGGCCTGGCAAAGCTGGCAAGCGGCGATGCCGGCTGGCGCGAATTCACCGCGCTGAACCACTACTTCGAGACCCAGCCGCTGCCGCATGCCGGCGCCTGGTTCGCGCACCAGCTGCCGGAATGGCTGCTGCGCATCGGCACCGGGGCGACGCTGATCGTCGAACTCGTCGTGCCGTTTTTCATGTTTCTGCCGCGCACGTTCCGACTCTGGGCCGCCGGGCTGACCGTGCTCTGGCAGCTGCTGATCATCGCGACCAGCAACCACAACTTTTTCAATCTGCTGACCATCGCGCTGTGCCTGTTCCTGCTCGACGATCAGTTTGTACGGCGCTTCGTGCCGGCGCGGATCGCGACCGCCGCCGCACGCGATCCGACACTGACCGCGAACCCTTCGCGCGCCGGCTGGGCACTCACGTCCGTGCTGGCGGTTGTACTGGTGGTGTTCAGCACCGCGCTTTCGATCGAGGTGCTGCGCGGCAGTCCGTATCAGAATTTTCCCGCACCGATCGCGACCGCATGGGATGCCGCACGCGCACTGCGCATCGCGAACCGCTATCACGTGTTTCCGACCATCACGACCGAGCGCATCGAACTCGAGATCGAGGGTTCGATCGACGACGGCCGCAGCTGGCAGACCTACGGCTTTCGCTACAAGCCCAGCGACCCGGCACGGCGACCGGCATTCATCAATCCGCATCAGCCGCGCATCGACTGGCAGATCTGGTTCACGCCACTGGACGCGCGCTTCCTGGACTGGTTCGACCGGTTTCTGAGCCGCCTGCTCGAGGCCTCACCGACGGTACTCGCGCAGCTCGGCCACGACCCATTCGACGGACGCAGGCCCGACATGCTGCGCGTCAGCGCCTGGCGCTATCGGTTCGCGGACCCGGCAACGCGCGGCGAGACCGGGCTGTGGTGGACCCGCGAATACCTGGGTCCGTTCCGGCCACTGCCGTTTCGGGAGCGGTAG